CAGCCCCAGCAACGATATAAACGCGCCTGTCCAAATCAGAATGTCCATGCGCATCCCTCCAACTTCGCAATCCTCAAATCGCCTATCGGATGGCGTCGGTAATCGCAAGCCAACGCCACAATATGCACCTTGCAGCACCCATGCGAGACGGGTAGTCAGAAAACTCACTTAAAACCATGAGGCGTGCCATGAATGATCTGAATCCCGATGCCAGCTATCGCGTCACCGCAGATGAACTTCGTCAGTTCATCGAACGTTTCGAGCGCCTCGAAATGGAAAAGAAAGACATTGCCGACCAGCAAAAAGAGATCATGGCCGAAGCCAAGTCTCGCGGCTACGACACCAAGGTGATGCGCAAGGTGATCGCGTTACGCAAACGCGACAAGGACGATATTGCCGAGGAAGAGGCCGTTCTGGAGATGTACAAGGAGGCCTTGGGCATGAGTTGAGCCCGGGCCTCATGGCGAGATCAAGTTGATCCCTGGAATTCGCTCGATCTCGTAGATGTCCTCGTCATAGAGGTCTGTCAGGCGGTTGATCATCTCTTCCGTCCATCCGGGAACATCCAGTTCTTCTTCGATGGCGGTTTCTTCTGCGAATTTATCGAGAAACGCCACGATCACGCGACGTTTTTGGGCTTCGGTCATCCCGGGATGATCACTCATGTACGTCCTGAAGCGCGACCGGCCCGGTTTGCTCATGATTTCGAAAAGTAGCGAGAATTCGCCCTCGAACTCCGTGTTCGGGTCAAGCCCGGCGATTTCCCGTACAACCTGTCCCCATATGAGAGGGGTATCTTCATT
Above is a genomic segment from Roseovarius bejariae containing:
- a CDS encoding DUF2312 domain-containing protein, with amino-acid sequence MNDLNPDASYRVTADELRQFIERFERLEMEKKDIADQQKEIMAEAKSRGYDTKVMRKVIALRKRDKDDIAEEEAVLEMYKEALGMS